From the genome of Lotus japonicus ecotype B-129 chromosome 6, LjGifu_v1.2, one region includes:
- the LOC130725806 gene encoding classical arabinogalactan protein 4-like, with protein sequence MAQSPASSPTKSESAAPPRKALSPTATPVSPAVSPSSTEESPAAVPAAITPSSISGPPSEAPGPAANGAVLNRVAVSGSAAIVIFAAALLIILVLTLVAFCALSAVVAQSPAPSPVAQSPKSAPAPSSPPAPTAPSTAAPPSSISFPPSEAPEPSESEPADNGAVSSGFAVAGSVAVGVVAAVLIM encoded by the exons ATGGCTCAATCTCCAGCCTCATCGCCGACCAAGTCGGAGTCCGCCGCTCCACCGAGGAAGGCGTTGTCTCCGACGGCGACACCCGTTTCACCGGCGGTTTCTCCTTCTTCTACTGAAGAGTCACCAGCTGCTGTTCCCGCCGCCATCACTCCCTCCTCCATCTCTGGTCCACCATCTGAAGCTCCAGGGCCGGCTGCCAACGGTGCCGTTTTGAACAGAGTCGCCGTCTCTGGATCTGCTGCGATCGTGATTTTCGCTGCTGCTTTGCTCAT CATTCTCGTCCTGACCCTTGTGGCATTCTGCGCGCTCTCTGCCGTCGTCGCCCAATCTCCGGCCCCGTCTCCTGTGGCTCAGTCACCGAAATCTGCTCCGGCTCCAAGCTCTCCTCCGGCTCCCACTGCCCCGTCGACCGCGGCTCCTCCCTcgtcgatctctttccctccgTCTGAGGCTCCTGAGCCGTCTGAGTCTGAACCGGCTGATAATGGTGCCGTCTCTAGTGGATTTGCAGTGGCCGGATCTGTCGCCGTCGGTGTTGTCGCCGCCGTGTTGATCATGTGA